Proteins encoded by one window of Nitrincola iocasae:
- a CDS encoding helix-turn-helix domain-containing protein has protein sequence MQAPQDPKLRLEQYIGMKVKRKRVEQGLKIIDVARIANLSQGMVSKIENAQVSTSLDTLSRLCDAIGLTISTLFSDYDRPEGGAQLTRSGEGMEVVRRGTEKGHTYQLLSYQRGNKKSYEPFLITMDDAAEVFPTFSHPGQEFIYLLEGQILYRHGNHLYEMGPGDSLSFDAEIPHGPEALIEVPIRLLSIIHYDDTE, from the coding sequence ATGCAGGCACCACAAGATCCCAAACTTCGGCTTGAGCAATACATCGGCATGAAAGTAAAACGTAAACGCGTTGAGCAGGGCCTGAAGATTATTGATGTGGCGCGTATCGCCAATTTGAGCCAGGGCATGGTCAGCAAAATTGAGAATGCCCAGGTGTCCACCAGTCTGGATACCCTGAGCCGTCTCTGTGATGCCATAGGACTGACCATCTCCACACTGTTCAGCGACTATGACCGCCCTGAAGGCGGTGCTCAACTGACCCGATCAGGTGAAGGGATGGAGGTCGTGCGCCGGGGTACAGAGAAAGGCCATACCTACCAATTGCTCAGTTATCAGCGCGGTAACAAGAAAAGCTACGAGCCGTTTCTGATCACCATGGATGATGCCGCCGAGGTCTTCCCGACCTTCTCTCATCCTGGTCAGGAGTTTATCTACCTGCTGGAAGGCCAGATTCTCTACCGCCACGGCAACCACCTCTATGAGATGGGACCGGGTGACAGCCTGTCATTTGATGCAGAGATCCCTCACGGCCCTGAAGCGCTCATCGAGGTACCTATCCGGCTACTCTCCATCATTCATTATGATGATACGGAGTAA
- the ubiT gene encoding ubiquinone anaerobic biosynthesis accessory factor UbiT: protein MFIALSRRLPTPVRMIHHLDRWAPLRLKRQLLEPQLNQLFGEYIAAGEFDLLEGRFISLKLRDLDISITLTLSDDRLQLSQRPGEVQISGDLPTFLQLARQEADADGLFFQRKLLLEGDTELGLGVRNLLDSLEWSMQDSRLGSLALRLEAFLRQRFPSTASSAS from the coding sequence ATGTTTATTGCGCTTTCGCGTCGTCTGCCGACGCCTGTCCGTATGATTCATCACCTGGACCGCTGGGCGCCACTGCGACTCAAGCGACAGTTGCTGGAACCTCAGCTTAATCAGTTGTTCGGGGAGTATATTGCCGCCGGTGAATTCGATCTGCTTGAAGGGCGTTTCATCAGTCTGAAACTCCGTGATCTGGATATTAGCATCACCCTGACGCTATCCGATGATCGTCTGCAACTCAGTCAGAGGCCCGGTGAAGTTCAAATTAGTGGTGATCTACCCACCTTTTTACAACTGGCCCGCCAGGAAGCCGACGCAGACGGCTTGTTCTTTCAACGTAAGCTGCTGCTGGAAGGTGATACCGAACTTGGATTGGGCGTACGTAATCTGCTCGACAGTCTTGAATGGTCAATGCAGGACTCCCGCTTAGGCTCGTTAGCCTTGCGCCTTGAAGCCTTTCTACGCCAGAGATTCCCAAGTACAGCTAGCTCGGCTAGCTAG
- the glpD gene encoding glycerol-3-phosphate dehydrogenase, translating to MTGESSQFDLVVVGGGINGTGIAMDAAGRGLKVLLCEMNDLASATSSSSSKLIHGGLRYLEHYEFRLVREALAERESLLRNSPHIMWPMRFRLPHRPHLRPAWMIRMGLFLYDHLAKREILPGSGSIKFDEQDPLKPDITQGFEYSDGWVDDARLVVLTAKKAQECGATILTRTKCIHAERGTDSWNISLQNRHDDTIRQVSAKVIVNAAGPWVSRLFSESLSMKAPKTIRLVKGSHIVVPRLNRDTEAYILQNEDERIVFVIPYEDEFSLVGTTDVDYEGDLNEVKISAEETRYLLDIVNSHFKRQLTEVDVVWSYSGVRPLMDDEQGDAKKASRDYSFEISKEKGKAAVISVFGGKITTYRKLAEAATDKLCQFFPPTSGHWTKTAILPGGDFENHGTLETQLAEDYPWLPEAVTSRYVRTFGTCAYDILGDAQSVQDLGYHFTGTLYEREVEYLIQHEWAMTSEDILWRRTKQGLYASEDAVRELNSYLSTHSHHD from the coding sequence ATGACTGGAGAGAGTTCACAATTTGACCTTGTGGTCGTAGGCGGTGGCATTAATGGTACGGGGATCGCCATGGATGCAGCCGGCCGTGGCCTCAAGGTGCTGTTGTGCGAAATGAACGACCTCGCCTCAGCCACATCTTCCAGCAGCAGCAAGCTGATTCACGGCGGGCTGCGTTATTTGGAACACTATGAGTTTCGTTTAGTACGTGAAGCCTTGGCTGAAAGGGAGTCGCTGTTACGGAATTCTCCGCATATCATGTGGCCGATGCGCTTTCGTCTGCCTCACCGTCCTCATCTTCGTCCCGCCTGGATGATCAGAATGGGGCTGTTTCTTTATGATCACCTTGCCAAACGCGAAATTCTGCCTGGATCAGGTTCGATCAAGTTCGATGAACAGGATCCGCTCAAGCCAGACATTACCCAAGGGTTTGAATATTCCGATGGCTGGGTCGATGACGCACGTTTGGTGGTACTGACGGCAAAAAAAGCGCAGGAGTGCGGTGCTACTATTCTGACCCGAACCAAATGTATCCACGCCGAGCGAGGCACAGATTCATGGAACATTTCGCTGCAAAACAGGCATGACGACACTATTCGCCAGGTTTCAGCGAAAGTGATTGTTAATGCGGCTGGACCCTGGGTCAGTCGTTTATTTAGTGAAAGCCTGTCGATGAAGGCGCCGAAAACTATTCGCCTGGTTAAAGGCAGCCATATTGTGGTTCCCCGCCTGAATAGGGATACCGAGGCCTATATCCTGCAGAACGAAGACGAACGGATCGTTTTCGTCATCCCTTACGAGGATGAGTTTTCATTGGTTGGTACAACCGATGTGGACTACGAGGGTGATCTGAATGAGGTGAAAATTTCGGCAGAAGAAACCCGGTATCTGCTCGATATCGTTAACTCACATTTCAAGCGCCAACTGACGGAAGTTGATGTTGTTTGGTCCTATTCCGGCGTGCGTCCGCTGATGGATGATGAACAGGGCGATGCCAAGAAAGCCTCTCGGGATTATTCGTTTGAAATCAGTAAGGAAAAGGGCAAGGCCGCGGTTATTTCTGTTTTTGGCGGCAAGATTACTACCTATCGCAAGCTGGCCGAAGCTGCCACTGACAAGCTGTGCCAGTTCTTTCCCCCTACCAGCGGTCACTGGACAAAAACTGCTATTCTGCCGGGAGGGGACTTCGAAAACCACGGCACTCTGGAGACGCAACTAGCGGAAGATTACCCCTGGCTTCCGGAAGCTGTCACTAGCCGCTATGTGCGCACCTTTGGAACCTGCGCCTACGATATTCTTGGTGATGCACAATCGGTTCAGGATCTCGGTTATCATTTTACTGGCACGCTGTATGAGCGTGAAGTGGAGTACCTTATCCAACACGAATGGGCGATGACCTCAGAGGATATCCTCTGGCGCCGCACCAAACAGGGGCTCTATGCCAGCGAAGACGCTGTCCGTGAGTTGAATAGCTATCTGTCTACTCATAGTCATCATGATTGA
- a CDS encoding DeoR/GlpR family transcriptional regulator → MALRRRQDLIMELIQQSGFVTTEQLVEQFKVTPQTIRRDLNELASQKKLRRHHGGAGIDSSTVNTAYQARKIMDLEAKERIAASLVNMIPDNSSMFINIGTTTETIAKALLEKNNLRVVTNNLHVASILSAKEDFHVIIAGGEVRSRDGGIVGEATRDFINQFKMDFGIIGISGIHSDGSLLDFDYREVRVAQSIIENSGQVLLAADHSKFGRNAMVRLGSITQADHVFTDKTPPVEICKLLRESNVELHLV, encoded by the coding sequence ATGGCACTGCGACGTCGACAAGACCTGATCATGGAGCTTATCCAGCAGAGCGGCTTCGTGACCACCGAGCAGTTGGTTGAGCAGTTCAAGGTTACGCCACAAACCATCCGCCGGGATCTGAACGAACTGGCCAGTCAGAAAAAACTGCGTCGGCATCATGGCGGTGCAGGTATTGATTCCAGCACAGTCAACACGGCCTATCAGGCCCGCAAGATCATGGATCTTGAAGCCAAAGAGCGCATCGCCGCGTCACTGGTGAATATGATCCCTGACAACTCCTCCATGTTCATCAATATCGGCACGACCACCGAGACCATCGCCAAGGCGCTGCTGGAAAAAAACAACCTGCGAGTGGTGACCAATAATCTTCATGTGGCCTCCATTCTGTCGGCCAAGGAAGATTTTCATGTCATCATTGCCGGTGGAGAAGTAAGAAGTCGTGATGGAGGTATCGTGGGCGAAGCTACTCGGGATTTCATCAACCAGTTTAAGATGGATTTTGGCATTATCGGTATCAGTGGTATCCACAGCGACGGTTCGTTGCTGGACTTTGATTACCGGGAAGTGCGTGTTGCCCAGTCAATCATCGAGAATTCAGGGCAGGTCCTGCTGGCGGCTGACCACTCCAAATTTGGCCGCAATGCCATGGTGCGTCTTGGCAGTATTACCCAGGCTGATCATGTGTTTACCGATAAAACACCGCCTGTTGAGATATGTAAGCTACTGCGCGAAAGCAATGTTGAGCTGCATCTGGTCTGA
- the glpK gene encoding glycerol kinase GlpK produces the protein MTQFILSIDQGTTSSRAILFTLDGTIHASSQQEFPQHFPASGWVEHDPEDIWRTVREACDEVMQRGCGDNDEVVAVGISNQRETTVLWDRATNEVVYPAIVWQDRRTADWCETLKKQHLEPLVSSKTGLLIDPYFSATKIRWVLDNVPGARERAEKGELAFGTIDSFLLWRLTGGKAHRTDATNASRTMLFNIHKQEWDQELLELFGIPDSLLPEVMDSAADFGQIEGHGRLDGISVLGVAGDQQAALFGQTCFKNGMAKSTYGTGCFLIMNTGDKPLVSEHRLLTTVAYRLKGKPTYALEGSIFIAGAAIQWLRDGLQLISNASETEPLAEGTSVDHGVYLVPAFTGLGAPYWDPNARGAIFGLTRDTGIKEIVTAGLQSVCYQTKDLQKAMEKDGLRPITLRVDGGMVANNWVLQFLADILGAPVDRPRMVETTALGAAYLAGLQAGVYESLDTLQEAWQCDRRFEPQMSKQKRDELYAGWYAAVAKLQSGPLSAK, from the coding sequence ATGACTCAGTTCATTCTATCGATAGATCAGGGAACCACCAGTTCTCGTGCCATTCTTTTCACCCTGGATGGCACTATACACGCCAGCAGTCAGCAAGAATTTCCCCAGCATTTCCCGGCCAGCGGCTGGGTGGAACACGACCCTGAAGATATATGGCGCACGGTAAGAGAAGCTTGTGATGAGGTCATGCAGCGAGGGTGTGGCGACAACGACGAAGTTGTCGCGGTGGGGATTTCCAACCAGAGAGAGACAACCGTACTTTGGGACCGAGCTACCAACGAAGTGGTGTATCCAGCGATTGTCTGGCAGGATCGCCGGACCGCTGACTGGTGTGAAACTCTGAAAAAACAGCATTTGGAACCTTTGGTAAGCAGCAAAACCGGACTATTAATAGACCCCTATTTCTCAGCCACAAAAATTCGCTGGGTGCTTGATAATGTACCTGGTGCCAGAGAGCGTGCCGAAAAGGGTGAACTGGCCTTCGGTACCATCGACAGTTTCCTGTTATGGCGATTGACGGGCGGCAAAGCCCACCGCACTGATGCCACCAACGCCAGTCGCACTATGCTGTTCAATATACACAAGCAGGAATGGGACCAGGAACTACTGGAGCTGTTCGGCATTCCCGATTCGCTGCTGCCCGAAGTTATGGATTCTGCGGCAGACTTTGGCCAGATTGAGGGGCATGGTCGCCTTGACGGCATCTCGGTGTTGGGGGTTGCTGGTGACCAGCAAGCGGCCCTGTTTGGACAGACCTGTTTTAAAAACGGCATGGCGAAAAGCACCTATGGAACCGGTTGCTTTCTGATCATGAACACCGGAGACAAGCCGCTGGTCTCGGAACACCGACTACTCACAACCGTGGCCTATCGCCTCAAAGGCAAGCCGACTTATGCCCTGGAGGGCAGTATCTTTATCGCCGGTGCGGCCATTCAGTGGCTCAGGGATGGCCTGCAATTGATCAGCAATGCCAGCGAGACCGAACCACTGGCAGAGGGTACATCCGTAGATCACGGTGTGTATCTGGTGCCAGCATTTACCGGGCTGGGAGCCCCCTATTGGGATCCCAACGCCCGCGGCGCCATTTTCGGCTTGACCCGAGACACGGGGATTAAGGAAATCGTCACGGCGGGCCTGCAATCGGTGTGTTACCAGACCAAGGATCTACAAAAAGCCATGGAGAAGGATGGCCTGAGGCCCATCACCCTGAGGGTTGATGGTGGCATGGTGGCCAACAACTGGGTATTGCAGTTTCTGGCTGATATTCTCGGTGCTCCGGTGGATCGTCCTAGAATGGTGGAAACCACTGCATTGGGCGCGGCTTACCTCGCGGGGCTTCAGGCGGGTGTCTACGAATCCCTTGATACGCTACAGGAAGCCTGGCAGTGTGATAGGCGCTTCGAGCCGCAGATGAGCAAGCAAAAACGCGACGAACTCTATGCGGGTTGGTATGCCGCCGTGGCCAAGTTGCAGAGCGGTCCCCTGAGTGCCAAGTAA
- a CDS encoding ABC transporter ATP-binding protein → MSLTLQNISRVVDGETWISDVSMTLEPGSFNVLLGRTLAGKTTLMRIMAGLDRPSSGNILMNGVDVTGMAVQKRNISMVYQQFINYPTLSVFENIASPLKLAKQSKQEIDRRVRETAELLKIEDLLRRLPLELSGGQQQRVAMARALVKDADLVLFDEPLVNLDYKLREALRSELKTLFQARNCIAVYATTEAQEALALGGETAVLHEGRLLQKGSTPKVYHRPQNIETAEIFSEPPINIVPGRVSETEVTFDERVHFQLNADLDSLAPGQYQFGVRASHIGLVPQAEDDLEISVTVDLAEISGSETFLHVHSESFDLVLHLQGIYQYHTDEQIKVYFPTHKLYAFAPDGRTVQVPSRAEGL, encoded by the coding sequence ATGTCTCTAACGCTGCAGAATATATCGCGCGTTGTGGATGGAGAAACCTGGATATCGGACGTCAGCATGACGCTGGAACCAGGTTCCTTTAACGTCCTCCTTGGCCGGACACTTGCCGGAAAAACAACGCTGATGCGTATTATGGCGGGGCTGGACAGACCATCAAGCGGCAATATCCTGATGAATGGCGTGGATGTGACCGGCATGGCTGTTCAGAAACGCAACATCTCCATGGTGTATCAACAATTCATCAATTACCCCACCCTGAGTGTGTTTGAGAACATCGCCTCGCCACTGAAGCTTGCCAAACAAAGTAAACAAGAGATCGACCGGCGGGTCCGGGAAACCGCAGAGCTGCTCAAGATTGAAGACCTGCTGAGACGCTTGCCACTCGAACTTTCAGGTGGCCAGCAGCAAAGGGTCGCCATGGCCCGGGCGCTGGTCAAGGATGCCGATCTGGTACTTTTCGACGAACCGCTGGTCAATCTGGATTACAAGTTACGCGAGGCCTTGCGCAGTGAACTGAAAACCCTGTTCCAGGCACGCAACTGTATCGCCGTCTACGCCACCACCGAGGCCCAGGAAGCATTGGCACTGGGTGGCGAAACCGCTGTATTACATGAAGGCCGATTGCTGCAGAAAGGCTCCACCCCAAAAGTTTACCATCGCCCTCAGAATATCGAGACGGCAGAAATCTTCTCTGAACCGCCCATCAACATCGTGCCAGGACGCGTCAGCGAAACGGAAGTGACCTTTGATGAGCGGGTTCATTTTCAGCTCAATGCGGATCTGGATTCCCTCGCACCAGGTCAGTACCAGTTCGGCGTCCGTGCTTCACACATTGGCCTGGTACCTCAAGCTGAGGATGATCTGGAAATTTCAGTCACGGTAGATCTGGCCGAAATCAGCGGATCGGAAACCTTCCTGCACGTGCATAGCGAATCTTTCGACCTGGTTCTGCACCTGCAAGGCATCTATCAGTATCACACCGACGAGCAAATCAAAGTGTACTTCCCTACCCACAAACTCTATGCATTTGCGCCTGATGGTAGAACAGTACAGGTGCCCAGTCGGGCGGAGGGTCTCTGA
- a CDS encoding ABC transporter ATP-binding protein has translation MAEEIRLKTLAHSYSAKPSGPEDYAIRKMEHVWAQGGAYALLGPSGCGKSTLLNIISGLVTPSEGDVLFDGKRMNELPPEKRNIAQVFQFPVVYDTMTVYDNLAFPLRNQGGFSEQQISEKVHEVAEVLELSGELKRKAKNLSADQKQKVSMGRGLVREDVTAILFDEPLTVIDPQLKWRLRRKLKQIHERFDITMVYVTHDQLEASTFADKIALMYEGQIVQFGTPQELFERPAHTFVGYFIGSPGMNFFEPSLTDEGLMFNGRQMPVSETLLEKVRLSGSDNIKLGIRPEYVTLGTDTSDQSYAVTVTGIEDLGTYRIVDVAFGSIIIKIRTPEDQPVPGDTASISFPEAWLKVYVDERLVEADHE, from the coding sequence ATGGCTGAAGAAATCAGGCTAAAAACACTGGCACACTCATACAGCGCAAAGCCTTCGGGACCGGAGGACTATGCCATCCGCAAGATGGAACATGTGTGGGCCCAAGGCGGCGCTTACGCACTACTTGGCCCTTCAGGCTGCGGCAAATCCACGCTGCTGAATATCATCTCCGGGCTGGTGACGCCTTCGGAAGGCGATGTGCTGTTCGACGGTAAACGGATGAACGAACTACCGCCGGAGAAGCGCAACATCGCTCAGGTTTTTCAGTTCCCGGTGGTCTACGACACCATGACAGTCTACGACAATCTGGCTTTCCCACTGCGCAATCAAGGCGGTTTCTCGGAACAGCAAATCAGCGAAAAAGTGCATGAAGTCGCTGAAGTTCTTGAGCTCTCCGGTGAGTTGAAACGCAAGGCGAAAAACCTCAGTGCCGACCAGAAGCAAAAAGTGTCCATGGGACGCGGCCTGGTACGTGAGGATGTCACCGCCATTCTGTTTGATGAGCCACTGACCGTTATCGATCCACAGCTTAAGTGGCGTCTGCGCCGCAAGCTCAAGCAGATTCATGAGCGATTTGATATCACTATGGTCTACGTGACCCACGACCAGTTAGAAGCCTCAACCTTTGCTGACAAAATCGCCCTGATGTATGAAGGACAGATCGTGCAGTTCGGCACTCCGCAGGAGCTGTTCGAGCGGCCGGCACACACCTTTGTCGGTTATTTCATTGGTAGCCCCGGGATGAACTTCTTTGAGCCCAGCTTGACCGACGAGGGGCTGATGTTCAATGGTAGGCAGATGCCGGTCAGTGAGACACTTCTCGAGAAGGTACGTCTCAGCGGCTCAGATAACATCAAGCTGGGTATACGTCCGGAGTACGTCACGCTTGGCACCGATACCAGTGACCAGAGCTATGCCGTCACTGTCACCGGCATCGAAGATCTGGGCACCTATCGGATCGTCGATGTGGCGTTCGGCTCCATCATCATAAAAATACGTACTCCCGAAGACCAGCCGGTTCCAGGTGATACAGCCAGTATCAGCTTTCCTGAAGCCTGGCTGAAAGTGTACGTCGACGAGCGACTCGTGGAGGCCGATCATGAATAA
- a CDS encoding carbohydrate ABC transporter permease, producing MNKIENNKAWFFVIPVFVIVAFSAVIPLMTVVNYSVQDIFGADSAYWTGTEWYKEMLRNPDLQAALLRQFAFSFAILAIEVPLGIGIALLMPKKGWAASAALVLVAMPLLIPLNVVGTIWQILARTDIGLLGWSLSSLGMDYNINANAVDAWFTIILMDVWHWTPLIALLSYSGLRAIPDAYYQAARIDRASRWAVFRYIQLPKLTNVLVIGVLLRFMDSFMIYAEPFVLTGGGPGSSTTFLSQALTTMAVGQFDLGPAAAFSIIYFLIILAVSWVFYTAIMTLQKDKSAQQ from the coding sequence ATGAATAAAATAGAAAACAATAAAGCCTGGTTTTTTGTCATCCCGGTCTTTGTGATCGTGGCCTTTTCGGCCGTGATCCCGTTGATGACAGTGGTCAACTATTCCGTACAGGATATTTTTGGCGCTGATTCAGCCTACTGGACCGGTACCGAGTGGTACAAGGAGATGCTCCGAAATCCGGACCTGCAGGCCGCCCTGCTTAGGCAGTTTGCCTTCTCCTTTGCCATTCTCGCCATTGAGGTTCCGCTGGGCATTGGTATTGCGTTGCTGATGCCGAAGAAAGGCTGGGCCGCATCAGCCGCGCTGGTTCTGGTGGCCATGCCGCTGCTGATACCCCTTAATGTTGTCGGCACCATCTGGCAGATCCTTGCTCGTACCGACATCGGACTTCTGGGCTGGTCTTTGAGCAGTTTAGGCATGGACTACAACATCAATGCCAACGCTGTAGACGCCTGGTTCACCATCATTCTCATGGATGTCTGGCACTGGACACCACTAATTGCACTGCTCAGTTACAGTGGTTTACGAGCCATCCCGGATGCCTATTACCAGGCTGCCCGTATCGACCGAGCCTCACGCTGGGCGGTGTTCCGCTACATCCAACTGCCCAAACTGACCAATGTATTGGTGATCGGGGTACTGCTGCGATTTATGGATTCGTTCATGATCTACGCCGAACCCTTCGTACTGACTGGTGGCGGGCCCGGCAGCTCCACCACTTTCCTGAGTCAGGCGCTGACCACCATGGCCGTGGGGCAGTTTGACCTGGGGCCTGCTGCGGCCTTCTCCATCATTTATTTCCTGATCATTCTTGCCGTCAGTTGGGTATTTTACACCGCCATCATGACGCTGCAGAAAGACAAGTCAGCCCAACAATAA
- a CDS encoding carbohydrate ABC transporter permease: MKSRIAFIIYLIVMILPIYWLVNMSLQTNSEILGELSFWPKNLTFDNYINILTDDSWYMGYVNSMTYVFMNMAISLTVALPAAYAFSRYKFVGDKHLFFWLLTNKMAPPAVFALPFFQLYSSVGLFDTHIAVALAHTLFNVALAVWILEGFMSGVPKEIDETAYIDGYSFPTFFVKIYIPLIRSGIGVTAFFLFMFSWIELLLARTLTSTGAQPIQAIMTRTQGASGIDWGTLAAAGVLTIVPGIAVVYFVRNHIAKGFALGRT; the protein is encoded by the coding sequence ATGAAATCACGCATCGCATTCATCATTTATCTGATAGTGATGATTCTGCCGATCTACTGGCTGGTGAATATGTCACTGCAGACCAATTCGGAGATTCTTGGCGAACTCAGTTTCTGGCCGAAGAATCTGACCTTCGACAACTACATCAATATCCTGACGGACGACAGCTGGTACATGGGCTATGTAAACTCCATGACCTATGTGTTCATGAACATGGCCATTAGCCTGACAGTCGCTCTGCCGGCCGCCTACGCTTTCAGCCGCTACAAATTTGTAGGTGACAAACACCTGTTCTTCTGGCTGCTGACCAACAAGATGGCTCCACCAGCGGTATTCGCGCTGCCTTTCTTCCAGCTATACTCGTCCGTAGGGTTGTTCGATACCCATATCGCCGTAGCACTGGCCCACACCCTGTTCAACGTAGCCCTGGCTGTGTGGATTCTTGAAGGTTTTATGAGTGGCGTACCCAAGGAAATAGACGAAACCGCCTATATCGACGGTTACAGCTTTCCAACCTTCTTCGTAAAAATCTACATCCCGTTAATCCGCTCCGGTATCGGTGTGACCGCCTTCTTCCTGTTTATGTTCTCCTGGATAGAGTTATTGCTGGCAAGGACCCTCACCTCAACCGGAGCCCAGCCGATCCAGGCCATCATGACCCGAACGCAGGGTGCCTCCGGTATCGACTGGGGCACACTGGCGGCAGCGGGCGTCCTCACCATCGTACCGGGTATTGCCGTGGTCTACTTCGTACGCAATCACATCGCCAAGGGCTTTGCTCTGGGTCGTACCTGA
- a CDS encoding DUF2160 domain-containing protein, which yields MSWMHWTGPTAGFFISIALILTGMTVWQYFSPSVERKGFLPISTTRGDRLFIGLLTSAFIHLVFIGVTELHVLVATAVSVVWMVILMRWG from the coding sequence ATGAGCTGGATGCATTGGACCGGTCCGACGGCTGGATTCTTTATTTCGATTGCCCTGATTCTGACGGGCATGACTGTATGGCAGTACTTTTCGCCCAGTGTCGAGCGAAAAGGCTTCCTGCCGATCAGCACAACGCGTGGTGACCGGCTGTTCATTGGTCTTTTGACCAGTGCGTTCATTCACCTTGTATTCATCGGAGTGACTGAACTGCATGTGTTGGTTGCAACCGCAGTGTCTGTTGTCTGGATGGTCATTCTGATGCGCTGGGGTTAA